The genomic window GCGGCTTTCCGTGCGCTTCCAGGTAGGCCGGGCTTGCGAGCACGCGCAGCCTGTGCGTGCCGAGCGGGCGGGCGTGCAGTGTGGAGTCGCGCAGCGGCCCGATGCGGATCGCAATGTCGGTGCGGCGCTCCAGCAGGTCGATGGGCAGGTCGTCGGTGTCCAGCTCCAGGCTGATCTGCGGAAACAGCCGCCGGAACTCCGGCACCAGCGGCACGATGGCGTGCAGCATGAAAGGCGAGGCCGCGTTCACCCGCAAGCGTCCGGCGGGCTGCTGGCGCCGCGCGGCAAGCTGCTCTTCGGCTTCGTCGATGGCGTCGAGGATGGCACGCGTACGCAGCAAGAAGGCGGCGCCTTCTTCCGTGAGCTCGAGCCGCCGCGTGGTTCGCCGCAGCAGCGTGGTTTCCAGCTTCTGCTCGAGCCGGCTCAGGGCGCGGCTGATGCCCGACACCGTCTGCGAGAGTTGCTCGGCTGCCGCGGTAATGGAACCGGTGTCCACCACGGCGCGAAACGCGACCAGTTCTTCGATGGTGGTCTTCATCGCATGGAATGCCGTCTGTTCAGGCGGCGGCTTCGCTCCGTACTGCCGCGGAGGACGCAGCTTCGGCGGGCTGCG from Variovorax paradoxus includes these protein-coding regions:
- a CDS encoding LysR family transcriptional regulator; amino-acid sequence: MKTTIEELVAFRAVVDTGSITAAAEQLSQTVSGISRALSRLEQKLETTLLRRTTRRLELTEEGAAFLLRTRAILDAIDEAEEQLAARRQQPAGRLRVNAASPFMLHAIVPLVPEFRRLFPQISLELDTDDLPIDLLERRTDIAIRIGPLRDSTLHARPLGTHRLRVLASPAYLEAHGKPRKVTDLGGHALLGFTQPESLNRWPLRGAHGDEWTITPTLAASSGETLRQLALAGTGIVCLSDFMTGADRASGALVQVLPKETVDVRQPVNAVYYRNTQLSARITSFLDFLSQRMA